One Paenibacillus sp. FSL W8-0186 genomic window carries:
- a CDS encoding NAD(P)-dependent oxidoreductase, which yields MKKIGFIGLGTMGAPMAANLLKQGYEVTVFNRTAEKAQPLVEQGAVLAATAKEAAQAADTVITMVSDDASISAVYDGDEGLLQGLRPGSTVIDCSTISPSLVHRLAGDIARLGGQFLDAPVTGSSPAAHAGTLVFMIGGSAEALAEQRDIFETMGQKILHMGPNGSGAVAKLAHNTIVGINNLALAEGFAIAAKSGLPADLFLELVQNGSAGSKQAELKGRKIIEQDFTNQFSLSLMLKDLKLASSLTDGAGIPAPMLNMAKSMFQAGQTEGYGDEDLSSVVKLYEAWIGQTIGGSKL from the coding sequence ATGAAAAAAATCGGATTTATCGGCCTTGGCACAATGGGTGCTCCCATGGCCGCAAACTTACTTAAACAAGGCTACGAGGTTACCGTGTTCAACCGCACAGCGGAAAAGGCTCAGCCGCTCGTCGAGCAAGGAGCGGTTCTCGCAGCCACTGCGAAGGAAGCGGCGCAGGCTGCCGATACCGTAATTACGATGGTCAGCGACGATGCCTCGATTAGCGCCGTTTACGATGGCGATGAGGGTCTGCTGCAGGGACTGCGCCCCGGCAGCACCGTGATTGACTGCAGCACGATCTCTCCGTCGCTTGTTCATAGATTAGCCGGCGATATTGCCCGGCTCGGCGGACAGTTCCTCGATGCCCCCGTTACCGGCAGTTCTCCGGCCGCTCATGCTGGGACGCTCGTATTCATGATCGGCGGATCAGCCGAAGCGCTGGCCGAACAGCGGGACATCTTTGAAACGATGGGCCAGAAAATACTTCACATGGGACCAAACGGCAGCGGAGCCGTCGCCAAGCTGGCGCACAACACGATCGTCGGCATCAACAACCTCGCCCTAGCTGAAGGCTTCGCCATCGCCGCCAAATCCGGGCTGCCTGCCGACCTCTTCCTGGAGCTCGTCCAAAACGGCTCAGCCGGCAGCAAGCAAGCCGAGCTGAAGGGACGCAAAATTATCGAGCAAGACTTCACCAACCAGTTCTCCCTCTCCCTGATGCTCAAGGATTTGAAGCTTGCTTCCTCACTGACGGACGGCGCTGGCATCCCCGCCCCCATGCTGAACATGGCCAAAAGCATGTTCCAGGCCGGCCAGACCGAAGGCTACGGCGACGAGGATCTCTCCTCCGTCGTTAAGCTGTACGAGGCCTGGATCGGCCAGACGATCGGCGGCAGCAAGCTGTAG
- a CDS encoding glucose-6-phosphate isomerase: MSKKVTFDYSKALQFVGQHEIDYLTESVRLAHEQLHNGTGAGSDYLGWINLPTEYDKEEFSRIQKAAAKIQSDSDVLIVIGIGGSYLGARAAIESLSHSFYNLLPKDKRKTPEIYFAGNNISSTYVNHLLDLIEGKDFSVNVISKSGTTTEPAIAFRIFRAALEKKYGKEEARKRIYATTDREKGALKKLATEEGYESFVIPDDVGGRYSVLTAVGLLPIAAAGINIEEMMQGAAEAAKEFSNPNLAENASYQYAAVRNALYRKGKVTEILVNYEPSLHYVSEWWKQLFGESEGKDYKGIYPASVDFSTDLHSMGQFIQEGNRNIFETVIQVTEVPSHITIESDPADLDGLNFLAGKTLDFVNKKAFQGTLLAHTDGQVPNLIVNVPDLTPYSFGYLVYFFEKACGISGYLLGVNPFDQPGVEAYKKNMFALLGKPGFEKEKAELEARLSE, from the coding sequence ATGTCTAAAAAAGTCACTTTTGATTACAGCAAAGCTCTCCAGTTCGTAGGTCAGCATGAGATAGATTACTTGACGGAGTCGGTGCGTCTGGCTCATGAACAGTTACATAACGGCACGGGGGCCGGTTCGGACTATCTCGGCTGGATCAATCTGCCGACAGAGTATGATAAGGAAGAATTTAGCCGTATCCAGAAGGCTGCTGCCAAAATTCAAAGCGATTCCGACGTTCTGATTGTCATCGGGATCGGCGGCTCCTACCTTGGCGCGCGTGCAGCGATTGAATCGTTGTCGCACTCCTTCTACAATTTGCTTCCGAAAGACAAACGCAAAACTCCGGAAATTTATTTTGCCGGCAACAATATCAGCTCCACTTATGTAAATCATTTGCTTGACCTCATCGAAGGCAAGGATTTCTCGGTTAACGTTATCTCCAAATCCGGCACGACGACGGAACCCGCGATCGCGTTCCGCATTTTCCGCGCCGCCCTTGAGAAGAAATACGGTAAAGAAGAAGCGCGCAAGCGCATTTACGCTACTACTGACCGTGAGAAAGGCGCTCTTAAGAAGCTGGCAACGGAAGAGGGCTACGAGAGCTTCGTCATTCCGGACGATGTAGGCGGACGTTATTCCGTACTTACGGCAGTTGGTCTTCTGCCAATCGCAGCGGCAGGCATCAACATCGAGGAAATGATGCAAGGCGCTGCAGAGGCTGCCAAGGAATTCAGCAACCCTAACCTGGCCGAGAACGCCAGCTATCAATATGCGGCAGTGCGCAACGCCCTGTACCGCAAAGGCAAAGTAACAGAAATTCTTGTGAATTACGAGCCATCCCTGCACTACGTGTCCGAATGGTGGAAGCAGCTGTTCGGCGAAAGCGAAGGCAAAGACTACAAAGGAATTTACCCGGCATCGGTAGACTTCAGTACAGACCTTCACTCGATGGGACAGTTTATTCAAGAGGGGAACCGGAACATTTTCGAGACGGTAATCCAAGTGACCGAAGTACCTAGCCATATCACGATTGAATCCGATCCTGCCGATCTGGACGGACTGAACTTCCTTGCCGGCAAGACGCTGGATTTCGTGAACAAGAAGGCTTTCCAAGGTACGCTGCTCGCTCATACGGACGGACAAGTGCCTAACCTGATCGTTAACGTACCTGATTTGACGCCGTATTCTTTCGGCTATCTCGTATATTTCTTTGAAAAAGCTTGTGGCATCAGCGGCTACTTGCTCGGAGTAAATCCGTTTGACCAGCCGGGTGTTGAAGCCTACAAGAAAAATATGTTTGCATTGCTCGGCAAACCGGGCTTTGAGAAAGAAAAAGCAGAACTGGAAGCAAGATTGTCCGAATAG
- a CDS encoding YigZ family protein, whose amino-acid sequence MLERYKTVRRAGEKEIVIKKSRFIGQIKPVESEAEAIAFIEEIKKKHWNATHNCSAYMIGERDEIQKQSDDGEPSGTAGKPILEVIKQQGLKNVAIVVTRYFGGIMLGAGGLIRAYTDGAVAATEAGEVITRVLHREVFAELDYTWLGKVENELRNREIRTGETAFADNVTLLCLPLESEAEAFKAWLVDLTQGQVVLKEGNRVYFIEGE is encoded by the coding sequence ATGCTAGAGCGTTATAAGACGGTTCGCAGAGCCGGAGAAAAGGAAATCGTGATCAAGAAGTCGCGTTTTATCGGGCAGATCAAGCCGGTAGAAAGCGAAGCCGAAGCGATTGCGTTTATTGAAGAAATTAAGAAGAAGCACTGGAATGCCACCCACAACTGTTCCGCCTACATGATTGGGGAACGGGACGAAATCCAGAAGCAGTCGGATGACGGAGAGCCGAGCGGGACGGCGGGCAAACCGATTCTGGAAGTGATTAAGCAGCAGGGTCTCAAAAATGTAGCGATCGTCGTAACAAGATATTTCGGCGGCATCATGCTTGGGGCAGGCGGTTTGATCCGGGCTTACACCGATGGTGCGGTTGCGGCAACCGAGGCAGGAGAGGTCATTACCCGTGTGCTTCATCGCGAAGTATTTGCCGAGCTTGATTATACCTGGCTGGGCAAGGTCGAGAATGAGCTGAGAAACCGGGAAATCCGGACGGGAGAGACTGCTTTTGCGGATAACGTTACATTGTTATGTCTGCCGCTGGAGAGCGAAGCTGAAGCTTTTAAGGCTTGGCTGGTCGATTTGACACAAGGACAGGTCGTATTGAAGGAAGGTAACCGGGTTTACTTTATTGAAGGGGAATAA
- a CDS encoding TetR/AcrR family transcriptional regulator: protein MARRAVEQELSRERIMDAARHLFITKGYRGISMRSIGQHLGYSHGSLYYHFKEKAELFYAIVVQDFNHLIQLCSHVPKSPPVEGLTKIEQLMLEFIKFGLEHPHQYEIMFMLRDEEILAYCRSEQAKCFDIFESIVRKFLKEERHPMENNQAFPLSMFLGIHGFISFYIQDRLTFEEIRPAAIAHVKMLSQSNYRLTS, encoded by the coding sequence ATGGCAAGAAGAGCAGTAGAGCAGGAATTGTCGAGGGAAAGAATAATGGATGCGGCCAGGCATTTGTTTATCACCAAAGGATACCGGGGGATATCGATGAGAAGCATCGGGCAGCATTTAGGCTATAGTCACGGCTCTCTTTATTACCATTTTAAAGAGAAGGCGGAGCTGTTTTACGCCATCGTGGTGCAGGATTTTAACCATCTGATCCAGCTGTGCAGCCATGTCCCGAAATCACCGCCGGTCGAAGGGCTGACCAAAATTGAACAGTTGATGCTGGAGTTCATTAAGTTCGGCCTGGAGCATCCGCATCAATATGAAATTATGTTCATGCTTCGGGATGAAGAAATATTGGCCTATTGTCGCAGCGAGCAGGCAAAGTGTTTCGATATATTCGAATCGATCGTCAGAAAGTTTCTGAAGGAAGAGAGACATCCGATGGAAAACAATCAAGCATTTCCGCTTAGTATGTTTTTGGGAATCCATGGGTTCATATCGTTCTATATTCAAGATCGGTTGACGTTCGAAGAAATTAGGCCTGCTGCCATTGCTCATGTCAAAATGCTCAGCCAGAGCAATTACCGATTGACGTCATAG
- a CDS encoding TIM-barrel domain-containing protein, whose protein sequence is MKHYQTSRLNEAIDVSIPFHQSDTLNFMGDHVTDFDPQSRSGRIKWLRSTRKPRLAFNQYDFFIEPTQSWEFPVEYPESPEMPFDISFVTPRTARIRIQTRRKVAKEQPSLMISGEISEDTTWTSATKTDNGYVWESQFGKVELGLHPFHLTFKDANGKVLTQTWHHQDTFSLQNMYPVPFSFARSIQDMSHKIAATFSLSPGEKIYGTGESFTGLNKRGQRIDLWTRDSLSVQTGDMYKPIPFFLSSRQYGMFIHSTAPITLDIGKEYDAANTIYMDDDSMDLFFFFGDPKEVLSEYTALTGKSPVPPLWSFGLWMSRITYDSEEQTREVAQKLQEHQIPCDVIHLDTGWFEEDWRCDYEFSHTRFDDPRKMIEDLRKQGLRVSLWQIPYFTPTNRYFQELIDRGLVVTDPDGNLPTEDAILDFSNPETVAWYQEKIAELLKMGVSAIKADFGEGAPIFGRFHSGQSGRLEHNLYPLRYNKAVADVTERVNGEHIIWARSAWAGSQRYPIHWGGDTENTDSAMLACLRAALSIGLSGFTYWSHDIGGFVKESPEALYRRWMPFGMLTSHSRCHGAPPKEPWAYSASFMDDFRAAAEMKYKLMPYIYTQAYLSSQAGHPLLRAMFLEFPEDPTCWMIEDQYFFGSDILVAPLFEETDRRIIYLPQGQWVDYQTGAVYEGQQWLTIQAGQIPIVMLVRAGASIPHVEAALTTDHIDWDKVSITAYTSEGITEGQGKFYHPLHQKWVEVN, encoded by the coding sequence ATGAAGCATTATCAAACTAGCAGACTTAATGAAGCAATCGACGTTAGCATTCCCTTTCATCAATCGGATACATTGAACTTTATGGGGGATCATGTCACAGACTTCGATCCGCAATCGAGAAGCGGCCGCATCAAATGGCTTCGCTCTACCCGCAAGCCGAGACTTGCGTTCAACCAATACGATTTCTTTATTGAACCAACCCAGTCGTGGGAGTTCCCCGTAGAATACCCGGAATCCCCTGAAATGCCTTTTGATATTTCTTTTGTTACACCAAGAACAGCGCGTATTCGGATACAAACTCGGAGAAAAGTTGCTAAAGAGCAGCCTTCTCTCATGATTTCAGGAGAAATCAGCGAGGATACAACGTGGACATCGGCAACAAAGACCGATAATGGCTATGTATGGGAGAGCCAATTTGGAAAGGTCGAGCTTGGCCTCCATCCTTTCCACCTGACTTTTAAAGACGCGAACGGTAAAGTGCTGACACAAACCTGGCATCATCAGGATACCTTCAGCTTGCAGAATATGTACCCTGTCCCATTCTCATTTGCCCGTTCGATTCAAGATATGTCCCATAAAATCGCAGCTACCTTCAGCCTCTCGCCAGGCGAGAAAATTTATGGCACCGGCGAGTCCTTTACCGGTCTCAACAAACGCGGACAGCGCATCGACCTGTGGACCCGCGATTCGCTAAGCGTGCAGACCGGCGATATGTATAAACCGATTCCATTTTTCCTGAGCAGCAGGCAATACGGGATGTTCATCCATTCCACTGCGCCAATCACGCTCGATATCGGCAAAGAGTACGATGCGGCCAATACGATTTATATGGATGATGACAGTATGGATCTCTTCTTCTTCTTCGGCGATCCGAAGGAAGTCCTAAGCGAATATACGGCATTGACCGGTAAAAGCCCGGTACCCCCACTATGGTCTTTTGGCCTGTGGATGAGCCGGATTACGTATGATTCGGAGGAACAGACCCGGGAAGTTGCGCAGAAGCTCCAGGAGCATCAGATTCCATGCGATGTTATTCACCTCGATACAGGATGGTTTGAAGAGGACTGGCGCTGTGATTACGAATTTTCCCATACCCGGTTCGACGATCCGCGGAAAATGATTGAAGACTTGCGCAAACAGGGACTTCGCGTCAGCCTATGGCAAATTCCGTATTTTACGCCGACGAACCGCTACTTCCAGGAGCTGATCGATAGGGGGCTTGTCGTCACCGATCCTGACGGAAACCTGCCTACCGAGGATGCGATTCTCGACTTCAGCAATCCGGAGACTGTAGCCTGGTACCAGGAAAAAATCGCCGAATTGCTCAAAATGGGCGTAAGCGCCATTAAAGCGGATTTCGGAGAAGGCGCGCCAATTTTTGGACGATTCCATTCTGGCCAAAGCGGCCGGTTAGAGCATAATTTGTACCCGCTCCGCTACAACAAAGCCGTTGCTGATGTGACCGAACGCGTTAATGGTGAACATATCATTTGGGCGCGCAGCGCCTGGGCCGGCAGCCAGCGCTATCCGATCCATTGGGGCGGCGATACGGAGAATACTGATTCCGCTATGCTGGCTTGCTTGAGAGCAGCGCTCTCGATCGGTTTGAGCGGCTTCACTTATTGGAGCCATGATATCGGCGGATTCGTGAAGGAGAGCCCGGAGGCGCTTTACCGCCGCTGGATGCCTTTTGGCATGCTGACCTCCCACAGCCGCTGCCACGGTGCTCCACCGAAGGAGCCTTGGGCTTACAGCGCTTCGTTTATGGACGATTTTCGTGCCGCTGCTGAAATGAAGTACAAGCTCATGCCATATATTTATACGCAAGCCTATTTAAGCTCTCAGGCTGGTCATCCGCTGCTCAGAGCGATGTTCCTGGAATTTCCGGAGGACCCGACCTGCTGGATGATCGAGGATCAATATTTCTTTGGCTCCGATATTCTCGTCGCGCCATTGTTCGAAGAGACAGACCGCCGCATCATCTACTTGCCGCAAGGGCAATGGGTCGATTACCAGACCGGGGCCGTCTATGAAGGGCAGCAATGGTTAACGATCCAAGCGGGCCAAATTCCGATCGTTATGCTAGTTCGCGCAGGCGCTTCGATCCCGCATGTGGAGGCCGCACTGACGACAGATCATATCGATTGGGACAAAGTAAGCATAACTGCATACACCAGTGAAGGAATTACAGAAGGCCAAGGCAAATTCTATCATCCGCTGCACCAGAAATGGGTGGAAGTGAACTAA
- a CDS encoding carbohydrate ABC transporter permease, translating into MLNIVGIVIVGAILFPIYWMVVSSFKVQGEIFQMPPTLFPNEWYVEGYTSQLGGALGRSFINSLIVALSSMAIVVILAIPASYGLARYPVPGKKWMILFFLVTQMLPVTVVLTPMFILFKKLALLNSLAAPILATATLGIPFSVLILRTYFLNAPKELEDAAMIDGCNRFTAFLRIMIPISYPGIIVSATFSFLFAWGDLIYSMTFISNSDMWPLTAGVYNSMGKYGIQWNNLLSFATITVLPVLAMFILLQRYIISGLTSGAVK; encoded by the coding sequence TTGTTAAATATAGTTGGAATTGTCATTGTAGGCGCAATCCTCTTCCCAATCTATTGGATGGTCGTCAGCTCGTTCAAAGTACAGGGCGAAATTTTCCAGATGCCGCCGACACTTTTTCCCAATGAATGGTATGTGGAGGGCTACACCTCGCAGCTTGGCGGCGCTCTCGGAAGAAGCTTTATTAACAGTCTAATCGTTGCTCTAAGCTCGATGGCTATCGTCGTTATACTGGCCATCCCTGCTTCCTACGGATTGGCTAGATACCCGGTTCCCGGCAAAAAGTGGATGATCCTATTCTTCCTTGTCACGCAAATGCTGCCGGTAACCGTCGTTCTTACGCCAATGTTCATTTTATTCAAGAAGCTGGCTCTGCTCAATAGCTTGGCAGCGCCTATTCTCGCAACGGCAACGTTAGGGATCCCTTTCTCGGTGCTCATACTTAGAACCTACTTCCTGAATGCACCGAAGGAGCTGGAGGATGCGGCGATGATCGATGGCTGCAACCGGTTCACCGCATTCCTGAGAATCATGATTCCGATCTCTTATCCAGGAATTATTGTATCGGCAACGTTCTCGTTCCTTTTCGCCTGGGGAGATCTGATTTACAGCATGACCTTTATTAGTAATTCCGATATGTGGCCATTAACGGCAGGAGTCTACAATTCTATGGGCAAATACGGCATTCAGTGGAACAATCTGCTGTCCTTTGCTACCATAACTGTCCTTCCCGTACTTGCCATGTTCATTCTGTTGCAGCGTTACATCATTAGCGGGCTTACTAGCGGAGCGGTAAAATAA
- a CDS encoding sugar ABC transporter permease — protein sequence MEINKRNLLISLAYVVPALIFMLVLIGYPLFYNIKISFQHLDLMTLNNPDVAFAGLENYRKVIGLDSFHIAFKNTFFFTFWSIFLQFTIGFALALFFNMKFRLAGFLRGLTLVSYLVPIVITSLLFKFMFNQSVGIINYILLSFGFVDQPIEWLTHPELAMWSVIIANVWVGAPFNMMLLSTGLSSLPDDIYEAASIDGANKFKQFVYMTLPMLRPVIMIVIMMGFIFTFKVFDLIFVMTAGGPVNATEVLSTLAYKLSFDQFNFSQGAAASNILFFILFIVSLIYLRMVRSDEVM from the coding sequence GTGGAAATAAACAAAAGAAATCTGCTGATCAGTCTGGCATATGTCGTTCCAGCGCTTATTTTCATGCTTGTGTTAATCGGCTATCCGCTTTTCTACAACATCAAAATCAGCTTTCAGCATTTGGATCTGATGACGCTGAACAACCCGGATGTCGCGTTTGCGGGCCTTGAAAACTACCGTAAAGTGATCGGCTTGGATTCATTTCATATCGCGTTTAAAAATACTTTTTTCTTCACGTTTTGGAGCATTTTCCTGCAATTTACGATCGGTTTTGCACTCGCCTTGTTCTTTAATATGAAATTCCGATTGGCTGGATTTTTAAGAGGTTTGACGCTCGTATCCTATCTAGTTCCGATCGTCATTACATCCCTCTTGTTCAAATTCATGTTCAACCAAAGTGTCGGGATCATTAACTACATCCTGCTCTCGTTCGGGTTCGTGGATCAGCCGATCGAATGGCTGACGCATCCAGAGCTTGCAATGTGGAGCGTCATTATCGCCAACGTATGGGTGGGAGCGCCATTTAACATGATGCTGCTGTCTACCGGGCTATCTTCGCTTCCCGACGATATTTATGAAGCGGCGTCGATCGACGGAGCGAATAAATTCAAGCAATTCGTCTACATGACTCTACCGATGCTTCGTCCGGTCATTATGATCGTCATTATGATGGGCTTCATCTTTACATTTAAAGTGTTCGATCTGATCTTTGTCATGACCGCCGGCGGACCGGTAAATGCAACCGAAGTACTGTCGACCTTGGCATACAAGCTGTCCTTTGACCAATTCAATTTCTCTCAGGGCGCAGCGGCCTCCAACATTCTCTTCTTCATTCTCTTCATAGTCAGTCTGATTTACTTGCGCATGGTTCGCAGCGATGAGGTGATGTAA
- a CDS encoding ABC transporter substrate-binding protein, with translation MKKKASLTLIAMMIFSIMLTACGGNQTNADKNSSSDGGAKKQVTFWYYFGGNEETAIKDAIQKYNSSQDQYQVIGQYVPFGDMKKRLSVGLMGEELPDIVTIDNPDHASFAAAGIFEDLTDRVNEWGQGSQYLDGPFESAKYEGKLYGLPFTSNTLALYYNTDMFKEAGIAEPPKTWDELRETAKKLTTGDRYGLGFAAVKSEEGAFDFLPWLLSTGANYDSIDSPEAARAFTFLTDLIKDGSVSKEVINLSNSDTLKQFSSGKLAMMINGPWNIAGVKTDAPNMNFAIAKLPIDKQEASVLGGENIGIIKGNNVDGAWDFLKWMSEADNLEAFLVQTGYFSPREDVAEKSDHWKSDKYLSGFLEQMQSAQPRGPHPKWPEISSVIQEAYQKSFSMAMDPADAAAEAGQKINSIINP, from the coding sequence ATGAAAAAAAAGGCATCGCTTACCCTCATTGCTATGATGATCTTCTCGATTATGCTTACCGCATGCGGGGGGAATCAAACAAACGCCGACAAGAACAGCTCTAGTGATGGCGGAGCCAAAAAACAAGTTACATTCTGGTATTATTTCGGCGGAAATGAAGAAACTGCGATTAAGGACGCTATTCAAAAATACAACAGCTCGCAGGATCAATATCAGGTTATTGGGCAATATGTGCCATTTGGCGACATGAAGAAAAGACTGTCCGTAGGCCTCATGGGCGAAGAATTACCGGATATCGTAACCATCGATAATCCTGACCACGCTTCCTTCGCTGCTGCCGGAATATTCGAAGACCTTACCGACCGCGTCAATGAATGGGGTCAGGGAAGCCAATACCTTGACGGCCCTTTCGAGTCCGCTAAATATGAAGGCAAGCTATATGGCCTTCCGTTTACGAGCAACACGCTCGCCCTCTACTATAACACCGATATGTTCAAAGAAGCCGGAATCGCCGAGCCGCCTAAAACTTGGGACGAGCTTCGCGAAACCGCTAAAAAATTGACGACTGGCGATCGTTACGGGCTTGGATTTGCTGCCGTTAAATCCGAGGAAGGTGCATTTGACTTCCTTCCATGGCTGCTGTCCACCGGTGCAAACTACGACAGCATCGACTCTCCCGAAGCTGCCCGTGCATTCACTTTCTTAACAGATCTCATCAAAGACGGCTCTGTCAGCAAAGAAGTCATTAATCTATCCAATAGCGACACTCTAAAGCAGTTCTCTTCAGGCAAACTAGCGATGATGATCAATGGCCCTTGGAATATTGCCGGCGTAAAAACTGATGCTCCTAACATGAATTTTGCCATTGCCAAGCTGCCGATCGACAAACAAGAGGCCTCCGTACTTGGCGGCGAGAATATCGGAATTATTAAAGGCAACAACGTAGATGGCGCCTGGGATTTCTTGAAATGGATGTCCGAAGCGGATAATCTCGAAGCTTTCCTTGTGCAAACCGGCTATTTCTCGCCTCGTGAAGACGTGGCCGAGAAGTCCGATCATTGGAAGAGCGACAAATATCTGAGCGGATTCCTGGAACAAATGCAGTCCGCGCAGCCACGCGGTCCGCATCCGAAATGGCCGGAAATTTCCTCCGTCATCCAGGAGGCATATCAAAAATCGTTCTCCATGGCGATGGACCCAGCCGATGCAGCTGCAGAAGCCGGACAAAAAATCAATAGCATTATTAATCCGTAG
- a CDS encoding LacI family DNA-binding transcriptional regulator, which yields MNMSKESYNKVTVKTLAEKLGLSVATIDRALNQRGNVKKATYDRIMQAVEELNYSPNKSASYLSRNRMISIAVIFQTYPVYFWEQIEIGVKNALDELSHFGLQVDIIRTMNTNIEEQIEKINEVVDSGKYDGIAISSDGSFEIAELIDRAVNRGIATCTFNTDSPISKRLFYVGCDYRDAGKLAAELLCKFIGRKGKTAFILETENMFQFQQKILGFREVIGHYDNVQMIGPLKLDRNNIEVSMEHLMKDQLSEVDGIYLATGQLAAMAQYIEKWGLDVALIGHDMTPEVHDYLQKDIITATICQDPHNQGYTAVKLLFDHLTRPTDFIPSLNLSKLEVALRENANFFL from the coding sequence ATGAACATGTCAAAAGAGTCTTACAACAAAGTAACAGTGAAAACGCTAGCGGAAAAACTCGGTTTATCAGTAGCTACGATCGATCGGGCATTGAACCAGAGGGGGAATGTTAAGAAGGCCACCTATGACAGAATCATGCAAGCTGTCGAGGAGCTCAACTATTCACCAAACAAGTCAGCAAGCTACTTATCCAGGAATAGAATGATTTCCATAGCCGTCATATTCCAAACATATCCCGTTTATTTCTGGGAGCAAATCGAAATCGGCGTAAAGAACGCGCTCGATGAGCTGTCTCATTTCGGCCTTCAAGTGGACATCATCCGTACAATGAATACCAACATTGAAGAGCAGATCGAAAAGATCAACGAAGTTGTGGACAGCGGTAAATACGATGGTATCGCTATTTCCTCCGACGGTTCCTTCGAAATCGCGGAGCTGATTGACAGAGCTGTTAACAGAGGTATTGCCACCTGCACATTCAACACTGACTCTCCAATTAGTAAGCGCTTATTTTACGTTGGCTGCGATTATCGGGACGCAGGTAAATTAGCTGCGGAATTGCTGTGCAAATTTATCGGCCGCAAAGGGAAAACAGCCTTCATCCTAGAGACAGAGAACATGTTTCAGTTCCAGCAAAAGATCCTGGGCTTTCGCGAGGTCATCGGCCATTACGACAATGTGCAAATGATCGGCCCTCTCAAGCTGGACCGGAATAATATCGAGGTCTCGATGGAACACTTAATGAAAGACCAGCTTTCGGAGGTGGACGGCATTTATTTGGCTACTGGCCAGCTTGCCGCCATGGCCCAATATATCGAAAAATGGGGTCTAGACGTAGCCCTCATCGGTCATGACATGACCCCGGAAGTACATGATTATTTGCAGAAGGACATCATTACGGCAACGATTTGCCAGGATCCGCATAATCAAGGCTATACAGCCGTCAAACTGTTGTTCGATCATTTGACTCGTCCAACCGATTTCATTCCATCTCTTAACTTAAGCAAGCTTGAAGTCGCCCTGCGCGAAAATGCCAATTTCTTTTTGTAA